Proteins encoded by one window of Microvirga mediterraneensis:
- a CDS encoding sigma-70 region 4 domain-containing protein: MTESTVWMSYAEAAEALGISAASVKQKARRGRWPRQVGNDGKARVAVPSDLLEVKQATTPATNPPTSPDTTLPTSTVSTPPVNPVHEALARLEGEVVGLRLALDAERRRADAAEARVVELREDRDRWHGLAVRPWWRRLVG; the protein is encoded by the coding sequence GTGACGGAGTCGACCGTATGGATGAGCTATGCCGAGGCGGCTGAGGCGCTCGGCATTTCCGCTGCCTCCGTGAAACAGAAGGCGCGGCGGGGCCGCTGGCCGCGCCAAGTGGGCAATGACGGCAAGGCCAGGGTGGCGGTGCCGTCCGATCTGCTTGAGGTGAAGCAGGCGACGACACCGGCTACGAACCCGCCTACGTCACCGGATACGACACTGCCTACGTCGACGGTGTCGACGCCTCCTGTGAACCCGGTTCATGAGGCTCTCGCGCGGCTTGAGGGAGAGGTTGTGGGCCTGCGCTTGGCTCTCGATGCCGAGCGTCGGCGGGCCGATGCTGCTGAAGCCCGTGTGGTGGAGCTTCGGGAAGACCGCGACCGGTGGCATGGCCTGGCCGTGAGGCCCTGGTGGCGGCGGCTTGTCGGATAA
- a CDS encoding type II toxin-antitoxin system RelE/ParE family toxin, which yields MRLEWHPLAEEDLAGIVVYIANDDPEAAYRIHDEIAGQVAALARHPLMGREGRVAGTRELPINRTAYVVAYRIDEEAVTVLRVFHGARKWPEAL from the coding sequence ATGAGGCTTGAGTGGCATCCCCTGGCCGAGGAGGATCTCGCCGGCATCGTGGTTTATATCGCCAACGATGATCCGGAGGCTGCCTACAGGATCCATGACGAGATCGCCGGCCAGGTGGCGGCCCTGGCCCGGCATCCTCTCATGGGCCGCGAGGGCCGTGTCGCTGGCACCCGCGAGCTCCCGATCAACCGCACCGCCTACGTCGTGGCTTACCGCATCGACGAGGAGGCCGTGACGGTGCTCCGGGTCTTCCATGGCGCGCGCAAGTGGCCGGAAGCCCTGTAG
- a CDS encoding CopG family ribbon-helix-helix protein, producing MPRTTSYPKEENFNFRVPADLKVAFKTAAELADRSAAQVIRDFMRAYVECARGEREIQSESGHDEWVRGRIQAALDDPRPAVPHDAVMGRTRAIIDQMAAEKRGEPHEA from the coding sequence GCCCCGCACCACCAGTTACCCAAAGGAGGAGAACTTCAACTTCCGGGTTCCCGCCGATCTCAAGGTGGCGTTCAAGACGGCGGCCGAGCTGGCCGACCGCTCCGCCGCGCAGGTGATCCGCGACTTCATGCGCGCCTATGTCGAGTGTGCCCGTGGCGAGCGGGAAATCCAGTCGGAGTCAGGGCATGACGAGTGGGTGCGCGGCCGTATCCAGGCGGCTTTGGATGACCCTCGCCCGGCTGTGCCGCATGATGCGGTCATGGGCCGGACGCGCGCCATCATCGACCAGATGGCGGCGGAGAAGCGTGGCGAACCGCATGAGGCTTGA